In Hirundo rustica isolate bHirRus1 chromosome 2, bHirRus1.pri.v3, whole genome shotgun sequence, one genomic interval encodes:
- the BCL9 gene encoding B-cell CLL/lymphoma 9 protein isoform X1, with translation MHSSNPKVRNSPSGNTQSSPKSKQEVMVRPPTVMSPSGNPQLDSKFSNQGKQGGSTSQSQPSPCDPKSGGHTPKVLPGPGGSMGLKNGAGNGAKGKGKRERSISADSFEQREAGTPNDDPEIKDCNSADHVKSQESQHTPHSMTPSNASAPRSSTPSHGLSAALEPASGQKTPSKVVYVFSTEMANKAAEAVLKGQVETIVSFHIQNISNSKAERNTVPLNPQITALRTESKPLPQPQPPAAQDQNPPQNAKMQPTPPVSAPVSKATGPPCPIDQDSPSVESKVMSVGSPANSTPLQTEGFGQSSTPNNRAVSPVSQGSNSSAADPKGPPQQGSGGDPSSLGENPDGLSQEQLEHRERSLQTLRDIQRMLFPDEKEFAGGQSGGPPPNAGVLDGPQKKPEGPIQAMMAQSQSLGKGSGSRTDGGAPFGPQGHRDMPFSPDEMGPPPMNSQSGAIGPDHLDHMTPEQVAWLKLQQEFYEEKRRKQEQVVVQQCSLQDMMVHQHGPRGVVRGPPPPYQMTPGEGWGPGGPEPFPEGMNMSHSLPPRGMAPHPNVPGSQMRLPGFAGMMNPDMEGPNVPNPVSRPGLSGVSWPDDVPKIPDGRNFPPGQGVFSGPGRGERFPNPQGLPEELYQQQLAEKQMGLPPGLNMEGIRPGMEINRMMPSQRHMEPGSNPIFPRMPVEGPMSPSRGDFPKGMPPQMASSRELEFGMGPGSMKGDMGMNVSMGSNPPLVPQKLREAGVGPEEMMKLRPGVSEMLSSQQKMVPLPFGEHPQQEYGMGPRPFLPMSQGPGVGLRNLREQIGPDQRTNNRLSHMPPLPLNPTSNPNSLNTAPPAQRSLGRKPLDISAAGQVHSPGINPLKSPTMRQVQSPMMGSPSGNLKSPQTPSQLAGMLAGPTAAAAAASIKSPPVLGSAAASPVHLKSPSLPAPSPGWTSSPKPPLQSPGIPPNHKASLTMSSPAMLGNVESGGPPPSTVSQSAPVTLPGNLPSSSPYTMPPEPTLSQNPLSIMMSRMSKFAMPSSTPLYHDAIKTVASSDDDSPPARSPNLPPMNSVPGMGINSQNPRISGPNPVGPMPTLSPMGMTQPLSHNNQMPSPNAMGPSIPPHGVPVGPGLMSHNPMMGHGSQESPMVPQGRLGFPQGFPPVQSPPQQVPFPHNGPSGGQGNFPAGMGFHGEGPLGRPTNLPQSSTDPALCKTGGPGGPDSFTVLGNNMPSVFTDPELQEVIRPGATGIPEFDLSRIIPSEKPSQTLQYFPRGEVPGRKQPQGPGPGFSHMQGMIGEQTPRMGLTLPGMGGPGPVGTPDIPLGTAPSMPGHNPMRPPAFLQQGMMGPHHRMMSPAQPAMPGQPALMSNPVAAVGMIPGKDRAPAGLYSHPGPVGSPGMMMSMQGMMGPQQNIMIPPQMRPRGMAADVGMGGFSQGPGNPGNMMF, from the exons ATGCATTCCAGTAACCCCAAAGTGAGGAACTCCCCGTCAGGCAACACACAGAG cagccccaAATCAAAGCAGGAGGTGATGGTCCGTCCCCCTACAGTGATGTCCCCGTCTGGCAACCCTCAGCTGGATTCCAAATTTTCCAACCAGGGCAAACAAGGGGGCTCCACCAGCCAATCCCAGCCCTCTCCCTGTGACCCCAAAAGTGGAGGTCACACCCCCAAAGTGCTCCCGGGCCCGGGTGGGAGTATGGGGCTGAAGAATGGGGCTGGAAATGGTgccaaggggaaggggaagagagagaggagcaTTTCAGCAGACTCCTTTGAACAGAGGGAAGCTGGGACTCCTAATGATGACCCAGAAATCAAAG ACTGCAATTCTGCTGATCATGTGAAGTCCCAGGAGTCTCAGCACACACCACACTCCATGACTCCTTCAAATGCTTCAGCCCCACGGTCTTCCACACCTTCCCATGGTCTGAGTGCCGCTTTGGAGCCAGCAAGCGGGCAGAAGACTCCATCCAAAGTGGTTTACGTCTTTTCTACTGAGATGGCCAACAA GGCTGCAGAAGCTGTGCTGAAGGGACAGGTGGAAACCATCGTGTCCTTTCATATCCAGAACATCTCAAACAGCAAGGCGGAACGAAACACTGTACCCTTG AACCCCCAGATCACTGCACTTCGGACTGAATCCAAGCCCCTgccgcagccccagccccctgctgcccaggaccAGAACCCTCCCCAGAACGCCAAAATGCAGCCGACTCCACCCGTGTCAGCGCCAGTATCCAAAGCCACTGGCCCCCCGTGTCCCATAGATCAGGACAGTCCCAGTGTGGAAAGCAAAGTGATGTCTGTGGGCAGCCCTGCCAACTCTACCCCGTTGCAGACAGAAGGATTTGGGCAGAGTTCAACCCCCAATAATCGAGCAGTTAGCCCAGTTTCCCAAGGTAGCAATAGCTCTGCTGCGGATCCCAAAGGTCCTCCCCAGCAGGGGTCTGGTGGGGACCCATCCAGCTTGGGTGAGAATCCCGATGGACTGTcacaggaacagctggagcaCCGAGAGCGCTCGTTGCAGACCTTGAGAGACATCCAGCGCATGCTCTTCCCTGATGAGAAGGAGTTTGCAGGAGGGCAAAGTGGGGGGCCACCCCCAAATGCTGGGGTGCTGGATGGTCCCCAAAAGAAACCTGAAGGGCCGATACAGGCTATGATGGCTCAATCCCAAAGTTTAGGCAAAGGGTCAGGGTCTCGGACAGATGGAGGGGCTCCGTTTGGCCCTcaaggacacagggacatgccTTTTTCCCCAGACGAAATGGGGCCGCCACCAATGAACTCCCAGTCAGGAGCCATAGGCCCAGACCACCTGGACCATATGACTCCTGAGCAGGTGGCCTGGCtcaagctgcagcaggagttttatgaggagaagagaaggaagcaaGAGCAGGTGGTTGTGCAGCAGTGTTCTCTGCAGGACATGATGGTCCACCAGCACGGGCCTCGTGGGGTGGTCCGAGGTCCTCCCCCTCCCTACCAGATGACCCCTGGTGAGGGCTGGGGACCTGGCGGTCCAGAGCCCTTCCCTGAAGGCATGAACATGTCACACTCTCTGCCCCCCAGGGGCATGGCCCCTCATCCCAACGTGCCCGGGAGCCAGATGCGCCTGCCTGGTTTTGCAGGAATGATGAACCCTGACATGGAAGGCCCCAATGTCCCAAATCCCGTCTCACGGCCTGGGCTTTCAGGAGTTAGTTGGCCAGATGATGTGCCAAAAATCCCGGACGGCCGAAACTTCCCTCCTGGTCAGGGTGTGTTCAGCGGCCCTGGCCGAGGGGAGCGGTTCCCCAATCCGCAGGGCCTGCCCGAAGAGCTCtatcagcagcagctggctgagAAACAGATGGGCCTCCCTCCTGGTCTGAACATGGAAGGCATCAGGCCCGGCATGGAGATCAACAGAATGATGCCCTCCCAGAGACACATGGAGCCTGGGAGCAACCCCATCTTCCCTCGCATGCCGGTAGAAGGACCGATGAGCCCCTCTAGGGGGGACTTCCCCAAAGGAATGCCCCCACAAATGGCTTCTAGCAGGGAGCTGGAGTTTGGGATGGGCCCTGGCAGCATGAAGGGGGACATGGGCATGAATGTCAGCATGGGCTCCAACCCACCCCTGGTCCCTCAGAAGCTGAGGGAGGCAGGAGTCGGGCCGGAAGAGATGATGAAGCTGCGCCCCGGCGTCTCGGAGATGCTCTCCTCTCAGCAGAAAATGGTGCCGCTGCCGTTTGGGGAGCACCCGCAGCAGGAGTATGGCATGGGTCCCAGGCCTTTCCTTCCCATGTCTCAGGGCCCAGGAGTCGGACTCCGGAATCTCAGAGAACAGATCGGGCCTGACCAAAGGACTAACAACCGGCTCAGCCACATGCCGCCACTACCTCTCAATCCCACCAGTAACCCGAATAGCCTCAACACTGCTCCCCCTGCGCAGCGCAGCCTCGGTCGCAAGCCCTTGGATATCTCTGCCGCCGGTCAGGTGCATTCGCCGGGAATCAACCCCCTGAAGTCCCCCACGATGCGCCAGGTCCAGTCTCCCATGATGGGGTCTCCCTCGGGGAACCTCAAGTCCCCTCAGACGCCCTCCCAGCTGGCGGGAATGCTCGCGGGCCCCACTgccgcagctgctgctgcctccattAAATCCCCCCCTGTGTTGgggtctgctgctgcttctcctgtccACCTCAAGTCTCCGTCTCTCCCCGCACCTTCACCTGGATGGACTTCATCTCCGAAGCCTCCtttgcagagccctgggatTCCCCCGAACCATAAGGCGTCTCTAACCATGTCTTCTCCAGCCATGCTGGGGAACGTAGAGTCGG gtgGTCCACCTCCTTCCACAGTCAGCCAGTCTGCGCCTGTGACTCTCCCTGGAAATCTTCCCTCTAGCAGTCCTTACACAATGCCTCCAGAGCCAACCCTCTCCCAGAATCCCCTCTCCATTATGATGTCCAGGATGTCCAAATTTGCCATGCCCAGCTCTACGCCGCTCTATCATGATGCCATCAAAACTGTGGCCAGCTCGGATGACGACTCCCCTCCAGCACGCTCCCCAAACTTGCCACCTATGAACAGTGTACCAG GAATGGGTATTAATTCTCAGAATCCTCGAATTTCAGGTCCAAACCCAGTGGGTCCAATGCCAACCCTTAGCCCAATGGGAATGACCCAGCCTCTTTCCCATAACAACCAGATGCCCTCTCCAAATGCTATGGGACCCAGTATACCTCCTCACGGGGTCCCCGTGGGACCCGGCCTGATGTCACACAACCCAATGATGGGGCATGGTTCCCAGGAGTCTCCAATGGTACCTCAAGGACGCCTGGGCTTCCCGCAGGGGTTCCCTCCCGTACAGTCCCCTCCACAGCAGGTGCCATTTCCACACAACGGGCCCAGCGGTGGACAAGGCAACTTCCCAGCGGGAATGGGCTTCCACGGAGAAGGACCTCTGGGCCGTCCGACCAACCTGCCCCAAAGTTCGACAGATCCAGCACTTTGCAAGACTGGAGGCCCTGGGGGTCCAGACTCCTTCACTGTTCTCGGAAACAACATGCCTTCGGTTTTCACCgatccagagctgcaggaggtgatCCGTCCCGGAGCCACGGGAATACCCGAGTTCGACCTGTCCAGGATCATCCCATCGGAGAAGCCTAGCCAGACACTACAGTATTTCCCTCGCGGGGAGGTGCCGGGCCGCAAGCAGCCGCAGGGTCCCGGGCCTGGCTTCTCCCACATGCAGGGGATGATAGGAGAGCAGACCCCGAGGATGGGACTAACATTGCCCGGCATGGGGGGCCCCGGGCCGGTGGGAACTCCGGATATCCCTCTTGGCACGGCTCCGTCCATGCCCGGTCACAACCCGATGAGGCCGCCGgccttcctgcagcagggcatGATGGGGCCGCACCACCGCATGatgtcaccagcacagcccgCCATGCCCGGCCAGCCCGCGCTCATGAGCAACCCCGTGGCCGCCGTGGGCATGATCCCGGGCAAGGACCGAGCCCCCGCCGGGCTGTACAGCCACCCGGGCCCCGTGGGCTCACCCGGGATGATGATGTCAATGCAGGGCATGATGGGACCCCAACAAAACATCATGATTCCCCCCCAGATGAGGCCCCGAGGTATGGCTGCTGATGTTGGCATGGGAGGATTTAGCCAAGGCCCTGGAAACCCAGGGAACATGATGTTTTAA
- the BCL9 gene encoding B-cell CLL/lymphoma 9 protein isoform X2: MHSSNPKVRNSPSGNTQSSPKSKQEVMVRPPTVMSPSGNPQLDSKFSNQGKQGGSTSQSQPSPCDPKSGGHTPKVLPGPGGSMGLKNGAGNGAKGKGKRERSISADSFEQREAGTPNDDPEIKDCNSADHVKSQESQHTPHSMTPSNASAPRSSTPSHGLSAALEPASGQKTPSKVVYVFSTEMANKAAEAVLKGQVETIVSFHIQNISNSKAERNTVPLNPQITALRTESKPLPQPQPPAAQDQNPPQNAKMQPTPPVSAPVSKATGPPCPIDQDSPSVESKVMSVGSPANSTPLQTEGFGQSSTPNNRAVSPVSQGSNSSAADPKGPPQQGSGGDPSSLGENPDGLSQEQLEHRERSLQTLRDIQRMLFPDEKEFAGGQSGGPPPNAGVLDGPQKKPEGPIQAMMAQSQSLGKGSGSRTDGGAPFGPQGHRDMPFSPDEMGPPPMNSQSGAIGPDHLDHMTPEQVAWLKLQQEFYEEKRRKQEQVVVQQCSLQDMMVHQHGPRGVVRGPPPPYQMTPGEGWGPGGPEPFPEGMNMSHSLPPRGMAPHPNVPGSQMRLPGFAGMMNPDMEGPNVPNPVSRPGLSGVSWPDDVPKIPDGRNFPPGQGVFSGPGRGERFPNPQGLPEELYQQQLAEKQMGLPPGLNMEGIRPGMEINRMMPSQRHMEPGSNPIFPRMPVEGPMSPSRGDFPKGMPPQMASSRELEFGMGPGSMKGDMGMNVSMGSNPPLVPQKLREAGVGPEEMMKLRPGVSEMLSSQQKMVPLPFGEHPQQEYGMGPRPFLPMSQGPGVGLRNLREQIGPDQRTNNRLSHMPPLPLNPTSNPNSLNTAPPAQRSLGRKPLDISAAGQVHSPGINPLKSPTMRQVQSPMMGSPSGNLKSPQTPSQLAGMLAGPTAAAAAASIKSPPVLGSAAASPVHLKSPSLPAPSPGWTSSPKPPLQSPGIPPNHKASLTMSSPAMLGNVESGGPPPSTVSQSAPVTLPGNLPSSSPYTMPPEPTLSQNPLSIMMSRMSKFAMPSSTPLYHDAIKTVASSDDDSPPARSPNLPPMNSVPGPNPVGPMPTLSPMGMTQPLSHNNQMPSPNAMGPSIPPHGVPVGPGLMSHNPMMGHGSQESPMVPQGRLGFPQGFPPVQSPPQQVPFPHNGPSGGQGNFPAGMGFHGEGPLGRPTNLPQSSTDPALCKTGGPGGPDSFTVLGNNMPSVFTDPELQEVIRPGATGIPEFDLSRIIPSEKPSQTLQYFPRGEVPGRKQPQGPGPGFSHMQGMIGEQTPRMGLTLPGMGGPGPVGTPDIPLGTAPSMPGHNPMRPPAFLQQGMMGPHHRMMSPAQPAMPGQPALMSNPVAAVGMIPGKDRAPAGLYSHPGPVGSPGMMMSMQGMMGPQQNIMIPPQMRPRGMAADVGMGGFSQGPGNPGNMMF, translated from the exons ATGCATTCCAGTAACCCCAAAGTGAGGAACTCCCCGTCAGGCAACACACAGAG cagccccaAATCAAAGCAGGAGGTGATGGTCCGTCCCCCTACAGTGATGTCCCCGTCTGGCAACCCTCAGCTGGATTCCAAATTTTCCAACCAGGGCAAACAAGGGGGCTCCACCAGCCAATCCCAGCCCTCTCCCTGTGACCCCAAAAGTGGAGGTCACACCCCCAAAGTGCTCCCGGGCCCGGGTGGGAGTATGGGGCTGAAGAATGGGGCTGGAAATGGTgccaaggggaaggggaagagagagaggagcaTTTCAGCAGACTCCTTTGAACAGAGGGAAGCTGGGACTCCTAATGATGACCCAGAAATCAAAG ACTGCAATTCTGCTGATCATGTGAAGTCCCAGGAGTCTCAGCACACACCACACTCCATGACTCCTTCAAATGCTTCAGCCCCACGGTCTTCCACACCTTCCCATGGTCTGAGTGCCGCTTTGGAGCCAGCAAGCGGGCAGAAGACTCCATCCAAAGTGGTTTACGTCTTTTCTACTGAGATGGCCAACAA GGCTGCAGAAGCTGTGCTGAAGGGACAGGTGGAAACCATCGTGTCCTTTCATATCCAGAACATCTCAAACAGCAAGGCGGAACGAAACACTGTACCCTTG AACCCCCAGATCACTGCACTTCGGACTGAATCCAAGCCCCTgccgcagccccagccccctgctgcccaggaccAGAACCCTCCCCAGAACGCCAAAATGCAGCCGACTCCACCCGTGTCAGCGCCAGTATCCAAAGCCACTGGCCCCCCGTGTCCCATAGATCAGGACAGTCCCAGTGTGGAAAGCAAAGTGATGTCTGTGGGCAGCCCTGCCAACTCTACCCCGTTGCAGACAGAAGGATTTGGGCAGAGTTCAACCCCCAATAATCGAGCAGTTAGCCCAGTTTCCCAAGGTAGCAATAGCTCTGCTGCGGATCCCAAAGGTCCTCCCCAGCAGGGGTCTGGTGGGGACCCATCCAGCTTGGGTGAGAATCCCGATGGACTGTcacaggaacagctggagcaCCGAGAGCGCTCGTTGCAGACCTTGAGAGACATCCAGCGCATGCTCTTCCCTGATGAGAAGGAGTTTGCAGGAGGGCAAAGTGGGGGGCCACCCCCAAATGCTGGGGTGCTGGATGGTCCCCAAAAGAAACCTGAAGGGCCGATACAGGCTATGATGGCTCAATCCCAAAGTTTAGGCAAAGGGTCAGGGTCTCGGACAGATGGAGGGGCTCCGTTTGGCCCTcaaggacacagggacatgccTTTTTCCCCAGACGAAATGGGGCCGCCACCAATGAACTCCCAGTCAGGAGCCATAGGCCCAGACCACCTGGACCATATGACTCCTGAGCAGGTGGCCTGGCtcaagctgcagcaggagttttatgaggagaagagaaggaagcaaGAGCAGGTGGTTGTGCAGCAGTGTTCTCTGCAGGACATGATGGTCCACCAGCACGGGCCTCGTGGGGTGGTCCGAGGTCCTCCCCCTCCCTACCAGATGACCCCTGGTGAGGGCTGGGGACCTGGCGGTCCAGAGCCCTTCCCTGAAGGCATGAACATGTCACACTCTCTGCCCCCCAGGGGCATGGCCCCTCATCCCAACGTGCCCGGGAGCCAGATGCGCCTGCCTGGTTTTGCAGGAATGATGAACCCTGACATGGAAGGCCCCAATGTCCCAAATCCCGTCTCACGGCCTGGGCTTTCAGGAGTTAGTTGGCCAGATGATGTGCCAAAAATCCCGGACGGCCGAAACTTCCCTCCTGGTCAGGGTGTGTTCAGCGGCCCTGGCCGAGGGGAGCGGTTCCCCAATCCGCAGGGCCTGCCCGAAGAGCTCtatcagcagcagctggctgagAAACAGATGGGCCTCCCTCCTGGTCTGAACATGGAAGGCATCAGGCCCGGCATGGAGATCAACAGAATGATGCCCTCCCAGAGACACATGGAGCCTGGGAGCAACCCCATCTTCCCTCGCATGCCGGTAGAAGGACCGATGAGCCCCTCTAGGGGGGACTTCCCCAAAGGAATGCCCCCACAAATGGCTTCTAGCAGGGAGCTGGAGTTTGGGATGGGCCCTGGCAGCATGAAGGGGGACATGGGCATGAATGTCAGCATGGGCTCCAACCCACCCCTGGTCCCTCAGAAGCTGAGGGAGGCAGGAGTCGGGCCGGAAGAGATGATGAAGCTGCGCCCCGGCGTCTCGGAGATGCTCTCCTCTCAGCAGAAAATGGTGCCGCTGCCGTTTGGGGAGCACCCGCAGCAGGAGTATGGCATGGGTCCCAGGCCTTTCCTTCCCATGTCTCAGGGCCCAGGAGTCGGACTCCGGAATCTCAGAGAACAGATCGGGCCTGACCAAAGGACTAACAACCGGCTCAGCCACATGCCGCCACTACCTCTCAATCCCACCAGTAACCCGAATAGCCTCAACACTGCTCCCCCTGCGCAGCGCAGCCTCGGTCGCAAGCCCTTGGATATCTCTGCCGCCGGTCAGGTGCATTCGCCGGGAATCAACCCCCTGAAGTCCCCCACGATGCGCCAGGTCCAGTCTCCCATGATGGGGTCTCCCTCGGGGAACCTCAAGTCCCCTCAGACGCCCTCCCAGCTGGCGGGAATGCTCGCGGGCCCCACTgccgcagctgctgctgcctccattAAATCCCCCCCTGTGTTGgggtctgctgctgcttctcctgtccACCTCAAGTCTCCGTCTCTCCCCGCACCTTCACCTGGATGGACTTCATCTCCGAAGCCTCCtttgcagagccctgggatTCCCCCGAACCATAAGGCGTCTCTAACCATGTCTTCTCCAGCCATGCTGGGGAACGTAGAGTCGG gtgGTCCACCTCCTTCCACAGTCAGCCAGTCTGCGCCTGTGACTCTCCCTGGAAATCTTCCCTCTAGCAGTCCTTACACAATGCCTCCAGAGCCAACCCTCTCCCAGAATCCCCTCTCCATTATGATGTCCAGGATGTCCAAATTTGCCATGCCCAGCTCTACGCCGCTCTATCATGATGCCATCAAAACTGTGGCCAGCTCGGATGACGACTCCCCTCCAGCACGCTCCCCAAACTTGCCACCTATGAACAGTGTACCAG GTCCAAACCCAGTGGGTCCAATGCCAACCCTTAGCCCAATGGGAATGACCCAGCCTCTTTCCCATAACAACCAGATGCCCTCTCCAAATGCTATGGGACCCAGTATACCTCCTCACGGGGTCCCCGTGGGACCCGGCCTGATGTCACACAACCCAATGATGGGGCATGGTTCCCAGGAGTCTCCAATGGTACCTCAAGGACGCCTGGGCTTCCCGCAGGGGTTCCCTCCCGTACAGTCCCCTCCACAGCAGGTGCCATTTCCACACAACGGGCCCAGCGGTGGACAAGGCAACTTCCCAGCGGGAATGGGCTTCCACGGAGAAGGACCTCTGGGCCGTCCGACCAACCTGCCCCAAAGTTCGACAGATCCAGCACTTTGCAAGACTGGAGGCCCTGGGGGTCCAGACTCCTTCACTGTTCTCGGAAACAACATGCCTTCGGTTTTCACCgatccagagctgcaggaggtgatCCGTCCCGGAGCCACGGGAATACCCGAGTTCGACCTGTCCAGGATCATCCCATCGGAGAAGCCTAGCCAGACACTACAGTATTTCCCTCGCGGGGAGGTGCCGGGCCGCAAGCAGCCGCAGGGTCCCGGGCCTGGCTTCTCCCACATGCAGGGGATGATAGGAGAGCAGACCCCGAGGATGGGACTAACATTGCCCGGCATGGGGGGCCCCGGGCCGGTGGGAACTCCGGATATCCCTCTTGGCACGGCTCCGTCCATGCCCGGTCACAACCCGATGAGGCCGCCGgccttcctgcagcagggcatGATGGGGCCGCACCACCGCATGatgtcaccagcacagcccgCCATGCCCGGCCAGCCCGCGCTCATGAGCAACCCCGTGGCCGCCGTGGGCATGATCCCGGGCAAGGACCGAGCCCCCGCCGGGCTGTACAGCCACCCGGGCCCCGTGGGCTCACCCGGGATGATGATGTCAATGCAGGGCATGATGGGACCCCAACAAAACATCATGATTCCCCCCCAGATGAGGCCCCGAGGTATGGCTGCTGATGTTGGCATGGGAGGATTTAGCCAAGGCCCTGGAAACCCAGGGAACATGATGTTTTAA